The Ascaphus truei isolate aAscTru1 chromosome 3, aAscTru1.hap1, whole genome shotgun sequence genome includes a region encoding these proteins:
- the LOC142490858 gene encoding uncharacterized protein LOC142490858 — protein sequence MALFGKVWEPVGYLQSVSSVVVGIMAQIQGSATADEMEFVKKNLESIDRELAAGKGLMRDADVTRCEDDITVVYQQLTTVIRAGKPHTGQEKEVFLQYMQDYKIERQLNALYNRLLGVSVLADQTTLLQQVIQEHHPRRWEIIAFCQKVNFVLGTGLLSLFVHGSLTGRDVQLMMSRWKDKMAVLYRRMETASGDCAAYFKDQAQEDVEKFLPANEMHTDLEKASGILKTLEKNYDWLRWAVMVSHPASKEPGEVLVKGSYISVRGECGSQVVACYSESPVSLDKGKTHQLIGELEWKLPNPPPDVYANIEADPGYGKRYLAQRMLQKLAEGLGNGVTIHTVPGKLQMSGNFPQASFVLYEYKHRIASGTVCIFG from the coding sequence ATGGCTCTCTTCGGGAAGGTGTGGGAGCCAGTGGGCTACCTCCAGTCTGTGAGCTCTGTGGTTGTGGGAATCATGGCTCAGATCCAGGGCTCGGCAACGGCCGATGAGATGGAGTTTGTCAAGAAGAACCTAGAGTCCATCGACCGGGAGCTGGCAGCGGGAAAGGGCCTGATGAGAGATGCGGATGTGACCCGGTGTGAGGACGACATCACCGTGGTCTACCAGCAGCTGACCACAGTGATCAGAGCTGGGAAGCCGCACACAGGTCAGGAAAAGGAAGTCTTCCTGCAGTACATGCAGGATTACAAGATTGAGAGGCAGCTGAATGCCCTCTACAACCGTCTGCTGGGGGTGTCCGTCCTTGCCGACCAGACCACCCTCCTGCAGCAGGTCATACAAGAGCATCACCCTCGCCGCTGGGAGATAATAGCCTTCTGCCAAAAAGTCAACTTTGTCCTTGGCACGGGGCTGCTTTCCCTCTTTGTCCATGGCTCCTTGACCGGGCGGGATGTCCAGCTGATGATGAGCAGATGGAAAGACAAAATGGCGGTCCTGTATCGAAGAATGGAGACTGCATCCGGAGACTGTGCAGCTTACTTCAAGGATCAGGCCCAAGAAGACGTGGAGAAGTTCCTACCAGCGAACGAGATGCACACAGACCTGGAGAAGGCTTCCGGTATCTTGAAGACACTGGAGAAGAATTATGACTGGCTGCGCTGGGCGGTGATGGTGTCCCATCCCGCCAGTAAGGAGCCTGGGGAGGTCCTGGTAAAGGGAAGCTACATCTCAGTGAGGGGGGAGTGCGGGTCCCAGGTGGTGGCATGTTACAGCGAGAGCCCAGTCTCTCTGGACAAGGGGAAGACGCACCAGTTGATCGGGGAGCTGGAATGGAAGCTCCCTAATCCACCTCCTGATGTCTATGCCAACATTGAGGCTGATCCTGGCTATGGTAAGCGCTACCTGGCCCAGCGCATGCTGCAGAAGCTGGCGGAGGGGCTGGGCAACGGGGTCACCATCCACACGGTACCGGGGAAGCTGCAGATGAGTGGCAACTTCCCCCAAGCCTCCTTTGTTTTGTACGAGTACAAGCACCGGATAGCGTCTGGTACAGTCTGTATCTTTGGGTGA